Proteins encoded together in one Phycisphaerae bacterium window:
- a CDS encoding tRNA-dihydrouridine synthase family protein, which translates to MQIGNIKLNTPVMQASLSGYSDRAMRTLARRFGCELTFSGVMLDTSACYKPLLAKDFHRLRNEEHPIGGQLLGTEPKIMAQAARNFLAAGYDIIDLNFACPAPKVLRRGRGGAMLGNPKLILEIFRAVRDAVTCPLMMKLRIGLDESAGAREDFLQICADAVAGGIDGLIVHGRTTSQYFRGSADWNVLAELKKQYPATTIIGSGDLFEAHDIVNKLKTSGIDGVAIARGAIGKPWIFRQIKELLEGKEEIYQPDIKEQGQIILEHLDLLKELYESRKCVWYFRKFLSQYGRSHEEPRKVRRELVMAQDEAELRDTIKKWYGVS; encoded by the coding sequence GTGCAAATAGGAAATATAAAACTTAATACGCCTGTTATGCAGGCATCGCTGAGCGGCTACAGCGACCGGGCAATGCGAACGCTTGCCAGACGTTTCGGCTGCGAACTGACCTTCAGCGGCGTTATGCTCGATACATCCGCATGTTATAAACCTCTGCTTGCGAAAGATTTTCACCGGCTCAGAAACGAAGAACATCCAATCGGCGGGCAATTGCTCGGAACAGAGCCGAAAATAATGGCGCAGGCGGCCCGGAATTTTCTCGCCGCCGGCTACGATATAATAGATTTGAATTTTGCCTGCCCCGCTCCGAAGGTTTTGCGCCGAGGCAGAGGCGGCGCTATGCTCGGCAATCCGAAGCTGATACTCGAAATTTTCCGCGCAGTCAGAGACGCCGTTACCTGCCCGCTTATGATGAAACTGAGAATCGGCCTCGATGAGAGCGCCGGGGCCCGTGAAGATTTTTTGCAGATTTGCGCCGACGCCGTCGCAGGCGGAATTGACGGACTGATTGTCCACGGCAGAACCACTTCGCAATACTTCAGGGGCAGCGCGGACTGGAACGTTCTGGCTGAACTGAAAAAACAATATCCGGCGACGACCATCATCGGCAGCGGAGATTTATTCGAGGCACACGATATTGTCAATAAACTCAAGACAAGCGGCATTGACGGTGTGGCTATCGCAAGAGGAGCGATAGGAAAACCATGGATTTTTAGGCAGATAAAAGAATTGCTCGAAGGGAAAGAAGAAATATACCAGCCGGACATAAAGGAACAGGGCCAGATTATACTCGAACATTTAGACCTGCTTAAGGAACTGTACGAGTCCAGAAAATGCGTCTGGTACTTCAGAAAATTTCTTTCTCAATACGGCAGAAGCCACGAGGAGCCGCGAAAAGTCCGCAGGGAGCTTGTAATGGCACAGGACGAGGCCGAACTTAGAGATACAATCAAAAAATGGTATGGCGTTTCCTAA
- a CDS encoding Fur family transcriptional regulator — translation MDRFLQVLKGNLMKITPRRKAVIKLFLKNNTQMKPCDVHKRLRKTLPKIGLPTVYRILDELKDIGILVQVLSEDRQLHYSLCSIPDEHHHHHFICTKCKKTEEVDYCNFSEISRLIEKNLKCKVESHLLQIKGLCTQCR, via the coding sequence ATGGACAGGTTCCTGCAGGTTTTGAAGGGCAACCTGATGAAAATCACGCCCCGGCGCAAGGCGGTCATAAAGCTTTTTCTGAAAAATAATACGCAGATGAAGCCCTGCGATGTTCATAAGAGGCTCAGGAAAACACTGCCGAAAATCGGGCTGCCCACGGTTTACAGGATACTGGACGAACTGAAAGATATCGGCATTTTAGTACAGGTGCTTTCAGAAGACAGGCAGCTCCATTATTCGCTGTGCTCCATACCGGACGAACATCATCATCATCATTTTATATGCACCAAATGCAAAAAAACCGAAGAGGTCGATTACTGCAACTTCAGTGAAATTTCCCGGTTGATTGAAAAAAATCTCAAATGCAAAGTGGAATCTCACTTATTGCAGATTAAAGGTCTGTGTACTCAATGCAGATAA
- a CDS encoding UvrB/UvrC motif-containing protein, whose amino-acid sequence MMETEAEEIFENCLSINDELSGLPNSAGLVFFADGQNLPIVLLTTANIKRAVKSKLAEKIESNKRADLKSITAKIYYSPCRCRFRLAVKHFYAAKKLFGQNYKDHITLVLPWFIKIDLSEKIPSFSITKKPTFKNAEEILGPFPGQRTATVFLKAIEDAFKLCKKSDLVNNPAQTQSCPYLQMDACVGVCGGKISPEEYQTILRDAFEAGKNPAGAIEKFQTEMQTAAKELKFEKAAGLKKKIEKLAALKKQTYRWTGDLKKLKIVHIDKSFKIKPQGSKKKVQVYAVFVIDFFNIIDLGDFALDNPDSIYEAISKNLINSPGNISDEIIERFSIASYFLYRSKPSELWLNVSDGFDRQNFLEAILKYWVTKPPT is encoded by the coding sequence ATGATGGAAACAGAGGCAGAGGAAATTTTTGAAAACTGCCTTTCTATTAATGACGAACTATCAGGCCTGCCGAATTCGGCAGGTCTTGTTTTTTTTGCGGACGGCCAAAACCTGCCGATAGTGCTTTTAACTACCGCTAATATTAAAAGGGCCGTAAAAAGCAAACTCGCTGAAAAAATCGAATCCAATAAACGCGCCGACCTGAAAAGCATTACCGCAAAAATTTATTATTCACCCTGCCGATGTAGATTCCGGCTGGCGGTAAAACACTTCTACGCGGCAAAAAAACTATTCGGTCAAAACTACAAGGACCATATAACATTAGTCCTGCCGTGGTTTATCAAAATAGATTTGAGCGAAAAAATTCCATCCTTTTCAATTACGAAAAAACCGACCTTCAAAAATGCGGAAGAAATACTCGGGCCTTTTCCGGGACAAAGGACAGCAACGGTTTTTTTGAAGGCCATTGAAGATGCGTTCAAGCTGTGCAAGAAAAGCGACCTTGTAAATAATCCCGCACAGACGCAAAGCTGTCCATATCTGCAGATGGATGCCTGCGTGGGAGTATGCGGCGGTAAAATCAGCCCTGAAGAATATCAAACTATTTTAAGAGACGCTTTTGAGGCAGGTAAAAATCCGGCCGGGGCCATTGAAAAATTTCAGACGGAAATGCAGACTGCCGCGAAGGAACTAAAATTCGAAAAAGCGGCGGGACTAAAGAAAAAAATCGAGAAACTGGCCGCTCTTAAAAAACAAACTTACAGGTGGACAGGCGATTTGAAAAAATTAAAAATCGTACATATAGACAAGTCTTTCAAAATTAAACCACAAGGCAGCAAGAAGAAAGTGCAGGTTTACGCGGTATTTGTAATAGATTTTTTCAACATAATAGACCTGGGCGATTTTGCTTTAGACAATCCTGATTCGATTTATGAGGCAATCAGTAAAAATCTTATCAATTCTCCAGGAAACATATCTGACGAAATTATCGAACGGTTCTCGATAGCGTCATATTTCCTCTACCGTAGCAAGCCTTCGGAGTTGTGGCTGAATGTTTCAGATGGATTTGATAGACAGAATTTTTTGGAAGCAATTTTAAAATATTGGGTTACAAAACCCCCAACATAA
- a CDS encoding histone H1, which yields MQEYEELKRLIEEAESDISKAQGGNKAAGTRVRKQMQMIKQAAQTVRNKVLEMRVVE from the coding sequence ATGCAGGAATACGAAGAACTCAAGAGATTGATAGAAGAAGCCGAAAGCGACATCAGCAAGGCACAGGGCGGAAATAAAGCTGCCGGAACAAGAGTCCGCAAACAAATGCAGATGATTAAGCAGGCCGCTCAGACCGTCAGGAACAAAGTTCTTGAAATGAGAGTCGTAGAGTAA
- a CDS encoding DUF1844 domain-containing protein gives MAEEKKQEKKIIIDEDWKNKAQKEKEVLKDKEEPKPQKESQTLPPGDFNSLISLLATQAFFAMGLIGDENDKTPKRDLPLAKFHIDMLEAIEQKTKGNLTEQEQKFLAGALSQLRMGFVSAAG, from the coding sequence ATGGCAGAAGAAAAAAAACAGGAAAAGAAAATAATAATTGACGAAGACTGGAAGAACAAGGCGCAGAAGGAAAAAGAGGTTCTAAAGGACAAAGAAGAACCCAAGCCCCAAAAAGAGTCTCAAACGCTGCCGCCGGGTGATTTCAATTCTCTAATCAGCCTGCTGGCGACACAGGCGTTCTTCGCTATGGGACTTATAGGCGACGAAAACGACAAAACGCCGAAAAGGGATTTGCCGCTGGCAAAGTTCCATATAGATATGCTCGAAGCGATTGAGCAGAAAACAAAAGGAAATCTTACCGAGCAGGAACAGAAATTCCTGGCCGGAGCGCTAAGCCAGCTTCGAATGGGTTTTGTCAGTGCGGCAGGATAA
- a CDS encoding 3-hydroxyacyl-ACP dehydratase FabZ family protein, producing MPPVQLFDLSKIDLNKIIFDKKAIEEVNPQRYEMQHLDGIIWYDKEKFLILGYKDITENEFWVRGHIPGRPIMPAVIMIEAAAQLSSVFIKRVYEKTGFIGFASIEDAKFRKPVEPGSRLYLLGHITGYERKKYTCKAQGIVNGIMVFDAVLCGLRV from the coding sequence ATGCCTCCGGTACAACTATTTGATTTATCAAAGATAGACCTTAACAAAATAATTTTCGATAAAAAAGCCATCGAAGAAGTAAATCCGCAGAGATATGAAATGCAGCATCTCGACGGAATTATCTGGTACGATAAGGAAAAATTCCTTATTCTCGGCTATAAAGACATAACAGAAAATGAATTCTGGGTTCGCGGACATATACCCGGCCGACCAATTATGCCGGCGGTGATAATGATTGAAGCGGCGGCGCAGCTTTCGAGCGTTTTTATAAAAAGAGTTTACGAAAAGACGGGTTTTATCGGTTTTGCGAGTATCGAAGATGCGAAGTTCAGAAAACCGGTCGAACCCGGCTCAAGGCTCTATCTGCTCGGCCATATTACGGGTTACGAAAGAAAAAAATATACCTGTAAGGCACAGGGCATTGTTAACGGAATAATGGTTTTCGACGCTGTGCTGTGCGGTCTTAGAGTATGA
- a CDS encoding flavodoxin domain-containing protein: MSKGLVVYFSKSGNTKKMAEIIAKSMNDNGLATECKSVEKTVVADLLAADAIVIGSPTYYGQMAAPIMQLFTDSVSKHGKLSGKVGAAFASSANIGGGNETTIMGILEAMLIHGMVVQGDPQGDHYGPVAIGSPDERAVSQCKRAGQRVAELTKKLFK; this comes from the coding sequence ATGTCAAAGGGGCTTGTGGTTTATTTTTCCAAAAGCGGCAATACAAAAAAGATGGCCGAGATAATAGCTAAATCTATGAATGACAATGGATTAGCAACAGAGTGCAAGTCTGTCGAAAAGACAGTTGTCGCCGACCTTCTGGCTGCTGACGCGATTGTGATAGGTTCGCCGACATATTATGGTCAGATGGCGGCTCCGATTATGCAGCTTTTTACGGATTCTGTGAGTAAGCACGGCAAATTGTCAGGCAAAGTAGGCGCCGCGTTTGCCAGTTCCGCCAACATTGGCGGCGGAAATGAAACCACGATTATGGGCATTTTAGAGGCTATGCTGATTCACGGAATGGTTGTCCAGGGCGATCCGCAAGGCGACCATTATGGTCCGGTAGCTATCGGCAGTCCTGATGAAAGGGCTGTTTCACAGTGCAAAAGAGCCGGCCAAAGGGTCGCGGAACTGACGAAAAAACTTTTTAAATAA
- a CDS encoding glycosyltransferase family 39 protein yields MNNIVQEKIEIEKSVRPSLAGLLMWVIPASAGAFLLLFRLADVAGLHRDEATFGLFAEMIQNGFRPLRGYFNFYTSPVHSYIIALFFSLFGESIWSLRASGVLFNLVAVWAYIDVLRRISPREALWTLWFLVTLPAFIVMSRIAGENYAMNPLFLFGGIWCFYVLGLKGQSKWVNRAGYFLTGFSFFLGCWNHIVFAPAALTVVIVYLIASRIKITKISVVLLWFAAGAIIGAIPKLYGAAFLGYPLFPATGRTTHCDFREAFLNMVYTLGGDALYIRACGKILFSVNWFLPLCVLGLAGVVFRRDVPPQKRKIWIAAAACAILSFLGTLAITPNGLVGSRIWLLPLWFVPLLLASALSTCPKMIRVGLGTAIIITNIAAISVNYFYNFLQDKGTPLASVYVGGRYDNSWDFIDLRPLVNKLADYNNKPIYIEDFNADRLKFLLPADCRTRAKIIEDLVNNDNAEPGSIIAFYNIKSRIFPPKIDIGRAAGMKKEELCTLHYVVFEIAGVK; encoded by the coding sequence TTGAACAATATCGTACAGGAGAAAATAGAAATTGAAAAGTCAGTACGGCCGAGCCTGGCCGGATTATTGATGTGGGTAATACCGGCATCGGCAGGGGCGTTTTTGCTGCTATTCCGGCTGGCTGACGTAGCCGGACTGCATCGCGACGAAGCAACCTTTGGCTTATTTGCGGAAATGATACAGAATGGCTTTCGACCGTTGCGGGGTTACTTTAATTTTTACACTTCTCCGGTTCACTCTTATATAATCGCTCTTTTTTTCAGCCTTTTTGGCGAATCTATATGGTCGCTCAGGGCCAGCGGTGTTCTCTTTAATCTCGTCGCAGTCTGGGCGTACATAGATGTGCTAAGGCGCATATCGCCCCGTGAAGCATTATGGACGCTTTGGTTTCTCGTCACGCTGCCGGCATTCATCGTTATGTCACGTATTGCTGGCGAAAACTATGCAATGAACCCATTATTCCTGTTTGGCGGAATATGGTGCTTTTATGTCCTCGGGCTGAAAGGACAATCGAAATGGGTAAACCGGGCCGGGTATTTCCTGACTGGTTTTTCGTTCTTTCTCGGATGCTGGAACCATATTGTTTTTGCGCCTGCGGCGTTAACTGTCGTTATTGTTTATCTTATTGCTTCGCGGATAAAAATAACAAAAATATCGGTCGTCCTGTTATGGTTTGCCGCCGGTGCGATAATCGGCGCCATACCCAAGTTGTACGGCGCGGCATTTCTCGGTTATCCACTGTTTCCGGCAACCGGCCGGACGACGCACTGCGACTTTAGAGAAGCGTTTTTAAATATGGTATATACATTGGGCGGCGATGCACTTTACATAAGAGCCTGCGGAAAAATACTTTTCTCTGTTAACTGGTTTTTGCCTTTGTGTGTTCTTGGTTTGGCAGGTGTTGTTTTTCGCCGCGATGTGCCGCCGCAAAAAAGGAAAATCTGGATTGCCGCGGCAGCCTGTGCGATTTTGAGCTTTCTGGGAACATTAGCGATTACGCCGAACGGACTGGTAGGCTCCAGGATATGGCTTTTGCCGTTATGGTTTGTACCGCTGCTTCTTGCATCGGCATTATCGACCTGCCCGAAAATGATTAGAGTCGGATTGGGTACCGCCATAATCATAACCAACATTGCCGCAATAAGCGTAAACTACTTCTATAATTTTCTTCAGGATAAAGGAACTCCGCTGGCGTCGGTCTACGTTGGCGGCCGGTACGATAACAGTTGGGACTTCATCGACCTTCGGCCTCTGGTAAACAAACTCGCCGACTATAATAACAAACCAATTTACATAGAGGATTTTAACGCCGACCGGCTAAAATTCCTGTTGCCGGCAGATTGCAGGACCAGGGCAAAGATAATAGAAGACCTTGTCAATAATGATAATGCCGAACCCGGCAGTATTATTGCTTTTTATAATATTAAGAGTCGTATTTTCCCGCCTAAGATTGATATAGGCAGAGCTGCGGGAATGAAAAAAGAAGAACTATGCACGCTGCATTATGTCGTTTTTGAGATTGCCGGAGTAAAATAA
- the trpC gene encoding indole-3-glycerol phosphate synthase TrpC — translation MANILKEIIGHKRNEVEQQKKAVSIEHLKEQIKNLPRCRNFHKAVTKPNLRNINIIAEVKKASPSAGIIRPDFDPVKIAKIYESCGADAISVLTDEKYFQGRLEYLTQIKDAVSLPVLRKDFIIDEYQIYEARAAGADAILLIAEAFEPTDGRILDLIILAAELTLSVLLEVHSAETLLRVRSLIGFPMAHYSVIGINNRNLETMQVDLNTTVRLAELAGQTNGLVAESGIKTRQDIEKIKKCGATAILIGETLCKAGDIAGRFSELFD, via the coding sequence TTGGCAAATATACTCAAAGAAATAATCGGCCACAAACGGAATGAAGTAGAACAGCAGAAAAAAGCTGTTTCCATCGAGCATCTCAAAGAGCAGATAAAAAATCTGCCCAGGTGCAGGAATTTTCACAAGGCCGTAACAAAGCCGAATCTGCGGAATATAAACATTATCGCGGAAGTGAAAAAAGCCTCGCCATCAGCGGGGATTATCCGGCCGGATTTCGACCCTGTGAAAATCGCGAAAATTTACGAGTCCTGCGGCGCAGACGCCATCAGTGTTCTGACCGATGAAAAATATTTTCAGGGCAGGCTCGAATATCTGACGCAAATCAAAGACGCTGTTTCGCTGCCGGTTTTGCGGAAAGATTTTATCATCGACGAATATCAGATTTACGAAGCACGTGCGGCCGGGGCCGACGCGATACTGCTAATAGCCGAGGCGTTCGAGCCGACGGACGGCAGGATACTGGATTTAATAATTCTGGCGGCGGAACTTACACTGTCGGTATTACTGGAGGTGCACAGCGCGGAGACGCTTTTGCGGGTAAGGAGCCTGATTGGTTTTCCAATGGCTCATTACAGCGTGATAGGGATAAACAACCGCAACCTTGAAACGATGCAGGTCGATTTGAATACGACAGTAAGACTCGCCGAACTTGCCGGGCAGACGAACGGACTTGTCGCTGAGAGCGGAATAAAAACAAGGCAGGATATCGAGAAGATAAAAAAATGCGGCGCGACAGCGATTCTTATCGGTGAAACACTCTGCAAGGCAGGCGATATCGCCGGCAGGTTCAGTGAACTTTTCGATTAG
- a CDS encoding glutamine--tRNA ligase/YqeY domain fusion protein produces the protein MALENEGQQKLDFVRQIVADDCKSGKWDGRVETRFPPEPNGYLHIGHAKSICLNFGIAKEFNGKCHLRFDDTNPEKEEQEYVDSIKEDVKWLGWDWGQNLFFGSDYFQQMYDWAVDLIKKGKAYVCDLNAEQIRQSRGTPTEAGKDSLYRNRSVEENLDLFERMRKGEFPDGAKTLRAKIDMASPNFNMRDPVMYRIVHASHHRTGDKWCIYPMYDWAHGLEDSLEKITHSICTLEFENHRPLYDWFIDSLGIYHPQQIEFARLNLTYTVMSKRKLLKLVQERLVSGWDDPRMPTICGMRRRGYSPAAIRNFCDKISVNKFNSTIDFALLQHCLREELNKSSARVMAVLNPLKVVIENYPEGQVEHLDAINNPEDPAAGTRQVPFSREIYIERDDFMEDAPKKFFRLAPGREVRLRYAYFITCTNVIKDSAGNITELRCTYDPATRGGDAPDGRKVKSTLHWVCAKTAIDAEVRLYEHLFTKENPDEVEEGKDFTAYLNPNSLKVINNCKVEPYLKEAKASSRWQFERLGYFCVDSDSKNGKLIFNRTATLRDEWTKIKNAKM, from the coding sequence ATGGCTTTGGAAAACGAAGGTCAGCAAAAACTTGATTTTGTTCGGCAAATTGTGGCTGATGACTGCAAGAGCGGCAAATGGGACGGCAGGGTCGAGACTCGATTCCCGCCGGAACCGAACGGCTATCTGCATATAGGGCACGCAAAAAGCATCTGCCTTAATTTCGGCATCGCAAAAGAATTTAATGGAAAATGCCACCTGCGATTTGACGATACCAACCCCGAAAAAGAAGAACAGGAATACGTCGATTCGATAAAGGAAGATGTGAAATGGCTCGGCTGGGACTGGGGTCAGAATCTTTTCTTCGGCTCTGATTATTTTCAGCAGATGTACGACTGGGCGGTTGACCTTATAAAGAAAGGCAAAGCTTATGTCTGCGACCTTAACGCAGAACAGATACGCCAAAGCCGGGGGACACCGACAGAAGCCGGTAAGGATAGTCTTTACCGAAATAGAAGCGTCGAAGAAAATCTCGACCTGTTCGAGAGAATGCGAAAAGGCGAATTTCCTGACGGGGCAAAAACGCTCCGCGCGAAAATAGATATGGCCTCGCCGAATTTCAATATGCGCGACCCTGTGATGTACCGGATTGTTCACGCATCGCATCACCGCACCGGCGATAAGTGGTGCATATATCCGATGTACGACTGGGCACACGGGCTGGAAGATTCTCTTGAAAAAATCACACATTCAATCTGTACGCTCGAATTTGAAAATCACAGACCATTGTACGACTGGTTCATTGATTCGCTCGGCATTTATCATCCGCAACAGATAGAATTCGCCCGCTTGAATTTGACATATACCGTTATGAGCAAACGAAAACTGCTCAAGCTGGTGCAGGAAAGATTAGTTTCCGGCTGGGACGACCCGAGAATGCCGACGATTTGTGGAATGAGGCGGCGGGGTTATTCGCCGGCGGCGATAAGAAATTTCTGCGATAAAATCAGCGTAAATAAATTCAACAGTACAATCGACTTTGCGCTTCTGCAGCACTGCCTGCGCGAAGAATTAAATAAATCGAGTGCGCGCGTAATGGCTGTACTTAATCCGCTAAAAGTTGTTATTGAAAATTATCCCGAAGGACAAGTCGAACATCTCGACGCGATAAATAATCCTGAAGACCCGGCGGCAGGCACAAGACAGGTGCCATTCTCGAGAGAGATTTATATCGAGCGCGACGATTTTATGGAAGATGCGCCGAAAAAATTCTTCCGGCTTGCTCCCGGCAGAGAAGTCCGTCTGCGTTATGCGTATTTTATTACCTGCACAAACGTAATAAAGGATTCGGCGGGAAATATAACCGAGCTGCGATGCACTTACGACCCCGCTACCCGCGGCGGAGACGCTCCGGACGGGCGAAAAGTAAAATCCACACTGCACTGGGTCTGCGCTAAAACAGCGATAGACGCAGAAGTGAGACTTTACGAACATCTTTTCACAAAAGAAAATCCTGATGAAGTCGAGGAAGGAAAAGACTTCACCGCATATCTTAATCCGAATTCATTGAAAGTTATCAATAATTGCAAAGTCGAGCCTTATCTTAAAGAGGCAAAGGCTTCGAGCAGATGGCAGTTTGAGAGACTCGGTTATTTCTGCGTTGATTCTGATAGTAAGAATGGCAAATTGATTTTCAATCGTACAGCAACTCTTCGCGACGAATGGACGAAAATTAAAAACGCCAAGATGTAG
- a CDS encoding putative manganese transporter has product MMEFLTEALVDTLKLLPLLVVIYFFVSFLEYRYGDRMGSILTRFGMFNPVVGAMFGCIPQCGFSVVGSALYVKRLISIGTLLAVFLSTSDEAVPVLLSMPGKAHMVWTLIAIKAGIAIIAGIGVDLLLRRLPAEKQAAPAIADNHHEDEHEHEHHAGCCAHDLDEKHSKFKALVLHPLQHSIKIFIYLLVLSAILNLIIEKVGEKRIAEMLLSGTVFQPFLASLIGLIPNCFASVLLAKLFADGTISFGSLVAGLCAAGGLGLLVLVRENKSFKDTLFVIALLVVISVLAGIIIQAI; this is encoded by the coding sequence ATGATGGAATTTCTGACAGAAGCTTTAGTTGATACGCTAAAACTGCTGCCGTTATTGGTGGTGATTTATTTTTTCGTTTCGTTTCTCGAATATCGATACGGCGACCGTATGGGTTCTATCCTGACACGGTTCGGAATGTTCAATCCGGTGGTTGGCGCGATGTTCGGATGCATACCGCAATGCGGCTTTTCTGTGGTAGGCTCGGCGCTGTACGTCAAAAGGCTGATATCGATTGGAACGCTGCTGGCGGTTTTTCTATCGACCTCGGACGAGGCTGTGCCGGTACTTCTATCTATGCCGGGCAAGGCACATATGGTCTGGACTCTTATCGCTATCAAGGCTGGTATCGCGATAATCGCAGGCATCGGGGTTGATTTGCTTTTGCGGCGATTGCCGGCAGAGAAACAAGCCGCCCCTGCCATCGCGGATAATCATCACGAAGACGAACATGAACACGAGCACCATGCGGGCTGCTGCGCCCATGATTTGGACGAGAAACACTCGAAATTCAAAGCGCTGGTTCTTCATCCGCTGCAGCACAGTATTAAAATCTTTATCTATTTGCTTGTTCTCTCGGCCATATTAAATCTGATTATCGAAAAAGTCGGTGAAAAAAGAATCGCGGAAATGCTGCTGAGCGGAACGGTATTTCAGCCGTTTCTGGCATCGCTGATTGGATTGATACCCAACTGTTTCGCGTCAGTACTTTTGGCCAAACTGTTCGCAGATGGGACAATCAGCTTCGGTTCTCTGGTCGCGGGATTGTGCGCGGCGGGAGGATTGGGACTTTTAGTGCTTGTCAGGGAAAATAAAAGTTTCAAGGATACGCTTTTTGTTATCGCCCTTCTGGTGGTTATAAGTGTTCTGGCTGGGATAATTATCCAGGCTATTTAA
- a CDS encoding TSUP family transporter, translated as MTNVVLYLILGLVAGILSGLIGIGGATIIIPVLVLMFGLSQYMAQGTTLALMVPPIGILAAWTYYQKGFVDLKIAGFVCLGFLVGGLLGAKLAIGIPEQILKKIFGIFLLIVSLRMILFK; from the coding sequence ATGACTAATGTTGTTCTTTATTTGATTTTGGGCCTCGTCGCCGGAATATTAAGCGGCCTCATCGGCATAGGCGGAGCTACGATAATAATTCCCGTACTGGTTCTAATGTTCGGCCTTTCCCAATATATGGCACAGGGCACAACACTTGCGCTGATGGTTCCGCCGATAGGAATACTTGCCGCATGGACATATTATCAGAAGGGCTTTGTCGACCTGAAAATCGCCGGTTTCGTATGCCTGGGCTTTTTAGTCGGCGGTTTGTTAGGCGCAAAACTCGCCATTGGAATACCCGAGCAGATATTGAAAAAAATCTTCGGAATATTCCTGCTTATCGTTTCGCTGCGAATGATTTTATTTAAATAG
- the smpB gene encoding SsrA-binding protein SmpB: MAKDEKKIKHIPKMDNRKAFFDYEIIEKIEAGMVLLGSEVKSLRRGGADLKGAFARIDGNECWLIGCNISPYEQAGARNHEPLRKRKLLLHGRQIKKIDGKLRQKGFTFVPLRIYFSDTGHAKIELALATGKRQYDKREKIKARQQKGDIKKSMRKYKR; the protein is encoded by the coding sequence ATGGCGAAAGACGAAAAAAAGATTAAACATATACCGAAAATGGATAACCGTAAGGCCTTTTTCGATTATGAGATAATCGAGAAGATAGAGGCCGGCATGGTGCTTTTGGGCAGTGAAGTCAAGTCGCTGCGACGGGGCGGCGCGGATTTGAAAGGCGCTTTCGCAAGAATCGACGGAAATGAATGCTGGCTAATCGGCTGCAATATCTCACCTTATGAACAGGCCGGAGCAAGGAATCACGAACCTTTGAGAAAACGCAAGCTCCTGCTGCATGGGCGGCAGATAAAAAAGATTGACGGCAAACTGCGGCAGAAGGGTTTTACTTTTGTGCCGCTGCGGATATATTTTTCCGATACCGGCCATGCGAAAATCGAGTTGGCGCTGGCAACCGGAAAACGCCAGTACGACAAACGGGAAAAAATCAAGGCCCGTCAGCAAAAAGGCGATATCAAAAAAAGTATGAGAAAATACAAGAGATGA